A section of the Excalfactoria chinensis isolate bCotChi1 chromosome 32, bCotChi1.hap2, whole genome shotgun sequence genome encodes:
- the TARS2 gene encoding LOW QUALITY PROTEIN: threonine--tRNA ligase, mitochondrial (The sequence of the model RefSeq protein was modified relative to this genomic sequence to represent the inferred CDS: inserted 1 base in 1 codon), which yields MPAVLRGGRLLLRGSQRWYRPHFAERLRLFERLKADREQRDGSEHGSGPSEGTPIRIALPGGRLLPGRALRSTPRHVAEQLGLRSAVLARVNGELRDLERPLESDVELELLDFTAPEGRAAFWQSSAFVLGAAVEQFYGATICSTVATEDGFYCDAHMGDRTVQRSELQELEDACMTFIRSQHLFERLEATREELLELFKHNSFQLQRIEEEVTSPTATVYRCGPLLQLCRGPLLPHTGLIGALRILTSSAAFWQSPSGRLSLQRIAAIAFPSTQELQAWQQAQDAAALRDHRRIGKEQELFFFHALSPGSCFFLPRGAHIYNTLIDFIRSEYQARGFSEVVTPNIFSPRLWELSGHWQHYSAHMFSFTAGTETLSLKPMNCPAHCLMFAHRPRSWRELPLRLADFGVLHRNEPPGSLTGLTRVRRFQQDDAHIFCALEQLEAEIGACLDFVRSVYATLGFSFQMALATRPDGFLGDAATWXRAEQQLEKSLQDFGEPWELSQGDGAFYGPKIDIRIQDALGRHHQCGTIQLDFQMPERFGLEYASAAGGMARPVLIHRAVLGSVERMVAVLAESCGGKWPLWLSPLQAIVIPQAPETEGYAREVHAMLRRDGVMADLDADAGATLGRKIRRAQLNHYNFQLVVGRREQENGTVSIRTRDNQQLGEHNLHQVLQRLRELRDTRVPNAEELF from the exons ATGCCCGCCGTGCTGCGCGGGGGGCGGCTGCTGCTGCGGGGGTCCCAGCGGTGGTACCGG ccccacttcGCCGAACGGCTGCGGCTTTTCGAGCGGCTGAAAGCGGACCGCGAGCAGCGGGACGGCAGCGAACATGGAAGCGGCCCCTCGGAGGGGACCCCCATCCGCATCGCTCTGCCCGGGGGTCGCCTCCTTCCCGGCCGGGCGCTGCGGAGCACCCCGCGCCACGTGGCCGAGCAATTGGG GCTCCGCTCGGCGGTGCTGGCCCGGGTGAACGGGGAGCTGCGGGACCTGGAGCGGCCCCTGGAGAGCGAcgtggagctggagctgctcgaCTTCACCGCGCCGGAGGGTCGCGCC GCTTTCTGGCAGTCCAGCGCCTTCGtcctgggagcagcagtggaGCAGTTCTATGGAGCCACCATCTGCAGTACCGTCGCCACTGAAGATGGCTTCTACTGTGACGCCCACATGGGTGACAG GACAGTGCAGCGCAGTGAGCTGCAGGAGTTGGAGGATGCCTGCATGACCTTCATCCGTTCCCAGCATCTCTTTGAGCGCCTCGAGGCCACCCgcgaggagctgctggagctcttcAAG CACAacagcttccagctgcagcGAATTGAGGAGGAGGTGACGTCCCCAACAGCCACTGTCTATAG gtgcgGCCCATTGCTCCAGCTGTGCCGCGGTCCCCTCCTCCCGCACACGGGGCTGATTGGGGCACTGCGCATCCTGACC agctcagctgcgTTCTGGCAGAGCCCTTCGGGCCGCCTCTCGTTGCAGCGCATCGCTGCCATCGCCTTCCCCAGCACgcaggagctgcaggcctgGCAGCAGGCACAGGATGCAGCTGCACTCCGTGACCATCGTCGCATCGGGAAG GAGCAGGAACTCTTCTTCTTCCACGCACTCAGCCCTGGCAGCTGCTTCTTCCTGCCCCGTGGTGCCCACATTTACAACACCCTCATTGACTTCATCAGG AGCGAGTACCAGGCAAGGGGCTTCAGCGAGGTGGTGACCCCCAACATCTTCAGCCCGCGCCTCTGGGAGCTCTCGGGGCATTGGCAGCACTACAGCGCCCACATGTTCTCCTTCACCGCCGGCACCGAGACGCTCTCACTCAAACCCATGAACTGCCCGGCCCACTG CCTCATGTTCGCCCACCGGCCGCGATCGTGGCGGGAGCTGCCTCTGCGCCTGGCTGACTTTGGAGTGCTGCACCGCAATGAGCCCCCCGGCTCCCTTACTGGGCTGACACGCGTAAGGCGCTTCCAGCAGGATGATGCACACATCTTCTGTGCACTGGAGCAG CTGGAGGCTGAGATTGGTGCCTGCTTGGATTTCGTGCGCTCCGTCTACGCCACGCTGGGCTTCTCCTTCCAAATGGCTTTGGCCACACGCCCCGATGGCTTCCTAGGGGATGCTGCAACGT ACCGTGCTGAGCAG CAGTTGGAGAAGAGCCTCCAAGATTTTGGGGAGCCTTGGGAGCTGAGTCAGGGTGACGGTGCTTTTTATGGCCCCAAG ATCGATATCCGGATCCAGGACGCATTGGGGAGGCATCACCAGTGTGGCACCATCCAGCTGGATTTCCAGATGCCCGAGAGGTTCGGGCTGGAGTATGCCAG TGCAGCTGGAGGGATGGCACGGCCGGTGCTGATCCATcgtgcagtgctgggctccGTGGAGCGCATGGTGGCCGTGCTGGCTGAGAGCTGCGGCGGTAAATG GCCGCTCTGGCTCTCCCCGCTGCAGGCAATAGTGATCCCGCAGGCACCTGAAACTGAGGGCTATGCCCGCGAG GTCCATGCCATGCTGCGGCGGGACGGCGTGATGGCTGACCTGGATGCCGATGCGGGTGCCACACTGGGCAGGAAGATTCGTCGGGCACAGCTCAACCATTACAACTTCCAGCTGG TGGTCGGCCGCAGGGAGCAGGAAAATGGCACTGTCAGCATCCGCACGCGGGACAACCAGCAGCTGGGGGAGCACAACCTGCACCAGGTGCTGCAACGGCTGCGGGAGCTGCGGGACACCCGCGTCCCCAATGCTGAGGAACTCTTTTAA
- the ECM1 gene encoding extracellular matrix protein 1 → MAALGLLLLLLLGTAVANLQPQHEQLIQQSHEIQQVQQEELDFYQSPNFIPSVGAEDIPYPRAPSPTSKWGSVLEGFPPAWPLPDALSRYCRSPSLVPRAPRPSLPPAAFAHLYRQVAALDSFWPRLDRCCQHHAPLPCARRAWTDVLDTFCENEFGVKTRHFYCCHRHGAARRRCFADATVSTTEITEITEITVFEPVLVPSFPPGEPNVANMENICRLRGLRPSPKGLPGPRARFHSRLERDFGRCCHNSSLECAHAAWLKGLERFCREEGAVKTRQHRCCKRGLGFARSRCFATAAPHPAYDQEVHNISLARPGPAMLRTLCGPIRLLSKRRPVPELLEAVTSTCCALPHDERSPCAEEQLSQQIDVLCAAPRSSWRDPRGCCAWGGGERLRCFEGEYLEGVTLGAAIPPPIYGQES, encoded by the exons ATGGCCGCCCTcggcctcctcctcctcctcctcctcggcACCGCCG TGGCAaacctgcagccccagcatgAGCAACTGATCCAGCAATCCCATGAGATCCAGCAGG tgcagcaggaggagctggactTCTATCAGTCCCCCAACTTCATCCCATCAGTGGGGGCTGAGGACATCCCGTACCCGCGGGCGCCATCACCCACCTCCAAATGGGGCAGCGTCCTGGAGGGTTTCCCCCCAGCCTGGCCCCTGCCTGATGCCCTCAGCCGTTACTGCCGCAGCCCCTCGCTCGTACCCCGCGCCCCCCGGCCCTCGTTGCCCCCCGCTGCCTTTGCCCACCTCTACAGGCAGGTGGCTGCACTCGACAGCTTCTGGCCTCGCCTGGACCGCTGCTGCCAGCATCACGCCCCTCTGCCCTGCGCCCGGCGGGCG TGGACCGATGTCCTGGACACATTCTGCGAGAATGAATTTGGGGTGAAAACACGGCATTTCTATTGCTGCCACCGGCACGGGGCTGCGCGACGCCGCTGCTTCGCTGATGCCACCGTGTCCACCACCGAGATCACCGAGATCACCGAGATCACCGTCTTTGAGCCCGTCCTTGTTCCATCCTTCCCCCCCGGAGAGCCCAACGTGGCCAACATGGAGAACATCTGTCGCCTGCGGGGGCTGCGGCCCAGTCCCAAAGGCCTCCCTGGGCCCCGGGCCCGGTTCCACAGCCGGCTGGAGCGTGACTTTGGGCGCTGCTGCCACAACAGCAGCCTGGAGTGCGCCCACGCTGCT TGGCTGAAGGGGTTGGAGCGCTTCTGCCGGGAGGAGGGGGCTGTGAAGACCCGGCAGCACCGCTGCTGCAAGAGAGGGCTGGGCTTTGCTAGGAGCCGCTGCTTTGCCACCGCCGCCCCCCACCCTGCCTACGACCAGGAGGTTCACAACATCAGCctggcccggcccggcccggccatGCTGCGCACCCTCTGCGGACCCATCCGGCTGCTCAGCAAGCG GCGTCctgtgccagagctgctggaagctgtgACCTCCACGTGCTGCGCGCTGCCCCACGACGAGAGGAGCCCCTGTGCCGAGGAGCAG CTCTCTCAGCAAATCGAtgttctctgtgctgctccacGCAGCTCCTGGCGCGACCCCCGCGGCTGCTGTGCGTGGGGGGGGGGCGAACGGCTGCGTTGTTTTGAAGGGGAATATTTAGAGGGGGTAACGCTGGGCGCTgccatccccccccccatctaCGGGCAGGAGTCTTAA
- the MCL1 gene encoding induced myeloid leukemia cell differentiation protein Mcl-1 → MYAVKRNAVIGFNLYCGGGGPGLVPASPAGDQTAPPAAPAAAAAAEVPRPLIGSAGLWTAAGHAEAPRAPIGSEAAPHSPIGSEEAPHAPIGSAAARRAPSDSAPRPVALWSPEEELDGCEPESERGPGGDSLPSTPPELPELPDELRRDSLELILRYLREAAGEAEPSVKKFFPGLLGGPGRPGKAGNAVMEKALETLRRVGDGVMQKHELAFQGMLRKLEIKKEEDLQAVCEVAAHVFSDGVTNWGRVVTLISFGAFVAKHLKSINQEKCISSLAGIITDALVSSKREWLMSQGGWEGFVDFFRVEDLEGSIRNVLMAFAGVAGLGASLAYMIRWS, encoded by the exons ATGTACGCCGTCAAGCGGAACGCCGTCATCGGCTTCAACCTCTACTGCGGCGGAGGAGGCCCGGGCCTGGTGCCCGCTTCACCGGCAGGAGACCAAAccgcgccgcccgccgctccggctgccgccgccgccgctgagGTACCGCGGCCTCTGATTGGCTCGGCGGGGCTGTGGACCGCCGCCGGCCACGCCGAAGCCCCCCGCGCTCCCATTGGCTCCGAGGCTGCCCCCCACTCTCCGATTGGCTCCGAGGAGGCCCCCCACGCTCCGATTGGTTCCGCCGCTGCCCGCCGGGCACCGTCGGACTCCGCGCCGCGGCCCGTCGCGCTGTGGAGCCCCGAGGAGGAGCTGGACGGCTGCGAACCCGAGTCCGAACGCGGCCCCGGCGGCGATTCGCTGCCCAGTACGCCGCCCGAACTGCCCGAACTGCCCGACGAGCTGCGGCGGGACTCCCTGGAGCTCATCCTCCGGTACCTCCGGGAAGCGGCGGGAGAGGCCGAACCCAGCGTTAAAAAGTTCTTTCCGGGGCTTTTAGGAGGGCCCGGACGGCCCGGTAAAGCGGGTAACGCCGTTATGGAGAAAGCCTTGGAAACGTTGAGGAGGGTCGGGGACGGAGTGATGCAGAAACATGAGCTGGCCTTCCAGG GAATGCTTCGGAAGCTGGAAATCAAGAAGGAAGAAGATCTGCAGGCGGTGTGTGAGGTGGCTGCTCATGTTTTCAGCGACGGAGTAACAAACTGGGGCCGAGTCGTCACGCTCATCTCATTTGGTGCCTTTGTTGCAAAACACCTGAAAAGCATCAACCAAGAGAAATGCATCAGCTCGCTGGCGGGGATCATCACAGACGCTTTAGTCTCATCCAAACGCGAGTGGCTGATGAGCCAGGGAGGCTGG gaggGTTTTGTTGACTTCTTCCGAGTTGAGGACCTGGAGGGCAGCATCAGGAACGTGCTGATGGCCTTTGCTGGAGTGGCCGGCCTGGGGGCGAGCTTGGCCTACATGATCCg CTGGTCTTGA
- the ENSA gene encoding alpha-endosulfine: MAAPSGTGVLAEDSGQEKQDAQEKEAAIPERAEEAKLKAKYPNLGQKPGGSDFLMKRLQKGQKYFDSGDYNMAKAKMKNKQLPTAGPDKNLVTGDHIPKPQDLPQRKSSLVASKLAG, translated from the exons ATGGCCGCCCCGTCGGGTACCGGCGTCCTCGCGGAGGACTCCGGGCAGGAGAAACAG GACGCGCAGGAGAAGGAGGCCGCCATCCCGGAGCGGGCCGAGGAGGCGAAGCTGAAGGCCAAGTACCCCAACCTGGGCCAGAAGCCCGGCGGCTCCGACTTCCTTATGAAGAGGCTGCAGAAAGGG caaAAATACTTCGATTCCGGTGACTACAACATGGCCAAGGCGAAGATGAAGAACAAACAGCTGCCGACTGCAGGGCCGGATAAGAACCTGGTGACAGGAGACCACATCCCCAAACCTCAGGACCTTCCCCAGAGAAAATCCTCACTGGTGGCCAGCAAGCTGGCAGGGTAG